AGTTTCTGGGTCTTAGTCTTAACTAAGGTCATTCTGACCTTCATTACTTTTACTTGCCTAGAAAGGCCTAACTTCAGTTAAGACTGGGTCATAGAGTAACATGGTACTAAGTTCACCGGGAAGCAATGTGTGTCTTCCaagctggaaaagaaaaacaaggacaaagGCTATAGAATATTGTGATATTCTGGGGCCATCAGTTTAAGAAATGACTATTTGATTTGCTGAGGCTGTAAGACccaatttttggtttcccagggcACATAAAACTTGTTTACACTGTACTATAGTTTAAGTGTGCAACAGCAtataatgtacataccttaatttaaaaacactctattgctaaaaaatgctaaccatcacctgAGATTTCAGAAGTTGTAATCAGTCATCACAGATCACAAcagataaaacaatgaaaaagtctgaaatatttcaagaattacCAGAATGTGAGACAGGACACAAGCAAATGCCACTAGAAAAATGGCACcaagacttgcttgatgcagggttgcacAAATATTCAATTTGTAAGAACCACAATACCTGTGCAGTGCAATAAAATAAAGCAACTTTccgtcctttttctttttttcaaaaatcttttttgactgatttatttcattcagcataattatcCTGAAaatcattcatgttgctgcatgtGTCAAACagttaattatttttctctgctgggctgttttccattgtatgttatctaccaccatttgtttatccattcatccactgagggacatttgggttgtttcagtctgggactattacaaataaagctactaTATACAAAGCTATTGCATGCACAGACACTTTCCTCCTGGGTAAATGAGTAGAATCACTGAGTCTAGGCAGGTGTGTGTTTAGCTGCCCATCTGCTTTCTAATctggttgtaccattttgcattctcatcaAGAGTGCATGTAAGTTCCATTTGCTCTACATCCTTACCAATACTTGATATCatcagtctttttcattttagacatTCTAATAGAGATGATGTGGTATCcatagtttaatttgcatttccctaattaatGACAAATGAgattgagcatctcttcatgtgcttttCTGCCATCCATACTCTTCTTTGGCGGAGTGATCAAATCTTTTACCAATTTTTTGTTATGCTATTTTTGTACTGAGTTTTGTTActggctatttttttaaaattcaagcttTTCCCCCCCAATAATTAAGCAGTggtatttaaaatgagaaaacattacTATTGAActtcacacttaaaaatggttaggatggtttaaaaaaaaaaaaaactgatcctaaaaaaagagaaagcactTCATCACAAGGGTTGAAATTTGTGAACCTCAGACTTCTTTGTTCAACTTGCCATAAACTCAAAACATTACTTACTGTGCAGAGAAAAATCactaaaacataaagaaaaaagccAATGACCACAGCCACAAGCTCTAACCTTAGAACTGTTCATCACTGAAAACATAAAATGCTCCTTCGTCTTTATGTTCAGCTGACCGTGGTTCTGTGCTAACACAGTAGCCACTAACCACGTGTCTCACAAGCATTTGAAGTGTGGTTAGTCGGACTGAAATgtactataaatataaaatacacatcagtgcattgagcattgattcccctatacagaattctattgttgttaacaaccatttgatcaataaatatgagagatgccctctcaaaaaaaaaatgagagttgCGAATACcactaaatatattaaattttaaacattCAGCTCCAAGACTGAGATTCATgctttattttagaaatacaataaaataaactaAACCCTGAAAAATACAGAGACCTATTTctgcatcaaataaaattgcattcagaattgtgaaaaaaaaaaaaatacacatcagATTTCAACTtcttatgaaaaaaatgaatgtaaaagaCCACATtactattaaatttttaaatgatatatgtggcttgtattatatttctattgggtaGCACTGATCAACTTTTAAAGTAGATcctgaaaataatatattttcccTCCCAGTTCCTCTGAGGTTTGAGAACATGGTACAATGGAAGGGCCTTAGAACCAGAACTCAGGAGTCTTCCCAAGTGTCAGGCACAGCTCTGTTACTATCTGGTCCACAAGTCATGTAGCTTCCCTGGATTTGTTTCCTCAccagttttcttttaattcaaAATGTCAACAGAAGTTCATTTGCTCCTACTTTTTACAAAGTGTCACTCAACACTGCAGATCTTGAGCTTACAGTTCAATCCAAACCAACTGACGACTATTACACAAGTAAAATAAAGAGTGCCAAAAGAAAGGAGACAAGCCTCTGTGACTGTGTGGCATGGGCATGTGTATGGGTCTGTTTTATAGGAGAAGGAGTAACTTAAAGGAGTTAGGAAAACTGCAAAGCCCTCTAACTCTCCTACTAAATCTAAAATTCTGTGCTCTTAAAAAGCATTCATCAGCTTATTGAATTATGCAGATTAGTGATAAGCTGGAATTGGTGATGATCAAGTTCTCCCCATGAGCAAAATGATACAGAAAGAAGTAAATGACATGTCATAATGAGGTTCTATTTTATTTGATTCTGCAATACAATTCAAGCTTAACTGAGAACAAATAATCTCTGGTTTCTATCTCCAGGaagcaagagatttttttttactaaaagagAACCTTTTGTGATGTGAACACAGATGAGAGAAGTGGTTTTATTCTTTAGCAGAAACCATTATTACGTTAGGCTAGAATCCTGAGACCGACCACAGCACTCTTTCTGACACCGTGGAAAGGGACCCATGCATGGACAGGGACCCATGGATGGGCggacggacacacacacacacaccacaccatcTCCTCACTTCCATGTCTTCAGGGTAATGGTTTCCCAAGACACCCAGATGCTGTTATTTCGGTGGCTATTTTTCCATAAGCTGGATGTGCATGACAACTATTGTATTTAGGTCACAAACTCAGAAAATAAAGTCCATCCTGAAAATAAGTTTATAAACAATTACATCACAGTATATAAACTGGACTTACAAGCAAGCTCAGAGAACTCTATATACAAAAATTCCCTGTTCACAGCACTTCTTGGAGGTAGAATATCCCcattttaagaataagaaaattgaGGAACAAGTACAAGTACTGAATTTACCtgtcttaaaataagaaaatttaacaGTGTAAAGTATGCTAGGAAATGCATACCATGACTTTGTATGCAAAATAAAAAGCCTAACCCATGATCCTCCCAGTCCAGATTTTTATCTGTTAATGGGAAGAGGATGTTTCACGGGAAGGTAAGGCTGTTTTCTCTGCTAAGGAGAGCAAAACATCAGGGCTGCACACCAAATGACTCCAGTTTCCCTTGTAACTCTTTATCAAACAGCTGTGAATGTTATCTAAATCTTTTAAAGCTTGTTCTTATGCTCAGTCTGGCATTCCCCTTGGAATGTCAGAATTTTCCCATGTTTCCGAAAGTATGATTAGAATTGCCCATTTGTCCCAAATTcagtttagaaaataatttaagacaTACCCCCCCAGTTTTGTGATTCCAGAAACTGGTGGAAGAATTCCTATTTACCCATCCAAACCCTTCAAGAGTTTTCAGTCGTAGCTCTTCCACGGAACAACGTAAAGGCAAGTCACGTGGTACAGCAGAATGACTGGGTGTGGAGCTGGGAGATTCTAGCTTCAGGTCCGCCTCTCATTCCCTGTAGATCTGGACAAGTCACTGGACCTCTCTGGACATCATCAAAAATGGAAGTTAGACAAGATGACCCAGAAGTTCCCATCCAGACCTAAAAGACTTTTTGTTTCAACCTGTCCTCTAGCAGCCTGGTCATTTTAGATACCCTTTTACTCATCCTTCTCCAATGCTATTACATGTTTCTTAGTTGAAGGACTTAAAACAGTAGACTATGTCCCCCAAAAAGTACATTATGATTTCATATATAGTAAGATTTTTATGTCTAATCTCAAGTTACTTTTGCTATCAAGGATTTATCCCAGAGCtataagggaaggggaaatggaTAGGACATAAGTTGAGTTGTTGCGGCTGGAACTGTTTTTGTGTGCCTGAAATTCTCCACAATACAAAGTTAAGAACAACATCACTGTCAAAGTGAGCAAAGAATCCTGGACTGGCATTATTACTGGACTCCTTTCTATACAACCTTTGGCATAAGGATAACTGTTCTGCACACCATTTCCTTCGGGTTGAGGTGGTCTACAAGACATGAAACTAAGCAGAAGTACTCAAAATTCAGCcaaaattaaggaaaatgaaCCAGAAAGGAAATGATCTCAAGAAGGCTATCAATGAAGAATAACGGCAGAGAGCAAGAGCATGAGGGGCACTGATCCTAGCACAGTATGGGGCTTACTTCCACAGGGTTATTACACTGTGTTTCCTACAGCCAATTTCCCCTTTCAACCACAAAGTTAAAGCCCTATGTGAAACGGAAAGTGAGGAAATATACAAGGCTCCCTgagataaaaaaaaggaaaggcaagGGATTTCGGGGGGTTGAGACATCCTAAAGAACGAAAAAGGGGTTCCTCTGGAGGAAAAGGGGGACGACCACACCAGGGAAGCCTCAGGCCCTAAGACGCTGGCGGGGAGGGCGCTCCCAGGCCACATGTCGCCCTCCAGCTCACCCCGCCGCCGCGGGCGCCCACCTCCAAAGGCCTGCCGCGCGCCCGGCAGTGGGAAGGGGGCGGAGGGAAGGGAGTGGCGGCGGCGGCCTGCGGGGAGGGGCTCCGACGCTTCCACTGCGGCCGGGAAACCCCGGGAAGCGGCAGTGGTGCCTCCCGACGCCGGGGGCCGTAGCGAGGGCGTCTCCGGCCCGCGGGGCCCGCGCGGGGCGGCCGGCCCCGAACCCCATGCCCCACGCCCCGCTCTCGGCTCCCCCGAGGCCAGTGGCCTTCCGGAGGGGCCGGTTGGGTCCCACTCACCGGCCGCCAGGCTGCCGGGCTCCAAGCCCCTCCGCTGACGGTCCCGCCCGTGCTCGCCCGCCGTCGCCGGCCGAGGCGTGCGTAAGGACGTGCGCGCGCCCGCCCTTTGTCTATGGCGCATTGACGTGGCCCCGGCGTCCCACCCACTCCCGGCCCGCTGTCTAATCACGCCCGCACCCGTGCGCCGGGAGAGCGGGGAGGCGGGGTCGGGGTCGGGGCCGGGACGGGCGCCGCGTTGTCTGTGCTGGGTAGGCGCGCCCAGGACCCGCGGCGTTCCCAGCTGACCATCCTGGTGGCGGGCGGAGTTCAGCTGTCCCGGACGGCCCAGGCGCTGCCCAGCCTGGTGCTTGTGCGTCCGGGGCCGGCTCGCCTTTCTCTCTCCGTGGCGCGTTCCCAGGGAGCTCTGCTCCGGTAAGGAGAGCGCTTCCTAAAGACGTGTCTGCACGTTTCTGTGCTGCGCCTGGGCCGGACTACTGGCTACCACCCCAGGGTACACTCGTATGGGTTCTGGAGAGGGTGAAATCAGCCCTGATTAGCGAGAAGAGGTCTGAGCCACTAAATTATCTTGTCATCCATTGGTGAGTAGTAGTGGGATACAGTTGTGTACGTAGAGAACTGAACTCTCGGCCTGGCACTGCCAGGAAACGTTAGCTGCCGTCACGGCCACCGCCATCCCTGAGGCTCATTTACCTTAACTGATGAAGCCAAGGTGTTCAAGGGGTTGGTGAAGTCGGTCTCCGTGTTGTTCCCTCTCagcttgaaaaaaaaacattgaaacctcaacctggatccGATCTCTTAACTAAAGCCTACCTGGGTCCTGCTGAAGCCCGTGTACTTCTCACCATCTCTTAAGGCTTCAAACACCTAAACCAAACTTACCTTCCCTAAAATTGGATCTCCTTAAAGAAAAAATGCGCTCTTTTCCTTAGTTCtttaaagacatttttgcctCCAGTACCAAGCCATTCCGCTTGCTTAATTCTGCATATTGCTGTCAGATTGCTGAACTATGCAAAATAATCTTGTACTAAATCCTGAGGGTAAAGTCCACATTCTTAGACCTCACAATCTGACTATGAATGGTGTCTCTCCTCCAAAACACTAGACCACTCATCCCCGCAGTAAATGTCACCCCACCTATTTGGGACTTGTCACATATTCATGAACTTGAtcatttatacattcatttaAGAAACTTCATCGAGTCCTTACTAGATGTCTGATTTTTGCCAGGGTCCCAAAGATACAAAGTTGAATAATGCATAGTCGCATTTAATCTTTACCTACATTaagttccattaaaaaaaaaacaacaggacATCCTACATTTTTGTGTCTGCCAATGCCACCACCATTTTAAATACCCTTCAGGTTTTATATCTGGTCCCCTTTCTTACCCCCAGAACCAATCAAAACATAGAAgtattgacccaggaattccacttataggaatttaccctaagaacacagcagcccagtttgaaaaagacagatgcacccctatgtttatcgcagcactatttacaatagccaagaaatggaagcaacctaagtgtccatcagtagatgaatggataaagaagatgtggttcatatacacaatggaatattattcagccataagaagaaaacaaatcctaccatttgcaacaacatggatggagtgagagggtattatgctcagtgaaataagctaggcggagaaagacaagtaccaaatgatttcactcatctgtggagcataagaacaaagaaaaaactgaaggaacaaaacagcagcagaatcacag
This is a stretch of genomic DNA from Manis pentadactyla isolate mManPen7 chromosome 7, mManPen7.hap1, whole genome shotgun sequence. It encodes these proteins:
- the LOC130684342 gene encoding putative polyketide hydroxylase, whose amino-acid sequence is MSPSSSPRRRGRPPPKACRAPGSGKGAEGREWRRRPAGRGSDASTAAGKPREAAVVPPDAGGRSEGVSGPRGPRGAAGPEPHAPRPALGSPEAKRGGGVGVGAGTGAALSVLGRRAQDPRRSQLTILVAGGVQLSRTAQALPSLVLVRPGPARLSLSVARSQGALLRNCGNYEQGVGTQRRLAGSSLLVPALAQRILNRRLSLELSGSMPFIHSLQG